Proteins from a genomic interval of Lolium perenne isolate Kyuss_39 chromosome 1, Kyuss_2.0, whole genome shotgun sequence:
- the LOC127334729 gene encoding uncharacterized protein, producing MPVLPCPCLTLELSVGHASLFTTEIEEPDPELLNKVNPKVNEVMNEQLLRPFSAEDVKKALFSIGDMKAPGSDGLHAIFFKKCGHILGDILTSEVLEAISNKSIPDGWNDTVIVLIPKVENPELVTQYRPISLCNVLYKIKNRKKGKWGYCAVKLDMHKAYDRVEWNFLEKGLSSLLAHREEVRGMEGVRVLDQYCASSGQLVSEAKCSMYFSPNVDPDVRAELCSELNVMTEDLSDKYLGLPAMVGVDRSDSFMYLLERIIKRLEGWKEKFLSMGGKEILLKAVI from the exons ATGCCCGTGCTGCCGTGCCCTTGCTTGACGCTCGAGCTCTCGGTCGGTCATGCGA GTCTCTTCACGACGGAGATTGAAGAACCTGATCCTGAATTATTGAATAAAGTTAATCCAAAGGTGAATGAAGTCATGAATGAGCAGCTCCTTAGACCCTTCTCGGCTGAGGATGTGAAAAAGGCGCTCTTTTCTATTGGGGATATGAAAGCACCCGGATCTGATGGTCTCCATGCAATTTTTTTCAAAAAATGTGGGCACATACTGGGAGATATCCTAACTTCTGAAGTCTTGGAGGCAATTAGCAATAAATCTATCCCAGATGGATGGAATGATACAGTGATCGTGTTAATTCCCAAGGTTGAAAATCCAGAATTGGTTACCCAATATAGGCCTATAAGCCTCTGCAATGTTTTGTACAAG ATCAAGAATAGAAAGAAAGGAAAATGGGGGTACTGTGCGGTAAAACTTGATATGCATAAGGCGTATGACCGTGTTGAATGGAATTTTCTAGAAA AGGGTCTTTCAAGTTTACTGGCTCATAGAGAGGAGGTTCGTGGTATGGAAGGTGTCAGG GTACTTGATCAATACTGTGCAAGCTCAGGACAGCTGGTTAGTGAGGCCAAGTGTAGTATGTATTTCAGCCCAAATGTTGACCCAGATGTCAGGGCAGAATTATGTTCAGAACTAAACGTCATGACCGAAGATTTGTCTGATAAATATCTTGGACTACCTGCAATGGTAGGTGTGGACCGAAGTGATAGTTTCATGTACTTGCTAGAGAGGATTATTAAAAGATTAGAAGGATGGAAGGAGAAGTTCCTCTCAATGGGTGGTAAGGAAATTCTTCTGAAAGCTGTTATATAG